The Chelmon rostratus isolate fCheRos1 chromosome 9, fCheRos1.pri, whole genome shotgun sequence sequence GTTCATAGATCAGTTGAAAATATGGGATATATTTCAACCGTATATTTTGTGGCTTAGGCAAGTTCCTTTTTTGTAAAAACCTCCGAGTGGAAATAATCAAAAGTGAAACGATGGGAGCCGGAGGACAAAGAAGAGGAATACAGTCCTGGTGGTTAGCCATCCGATTTTCTGTGATACTCAGCTGTGTGGAGCAGGTTTCAGCTCAGATTAAATATTCAGTTCCAGAGGAAGTAAACGTGGGATCCGTTGTTGGAAATGTCGCCAAGGATCTCGGCTTGGACATCAGTTCGCTGAAGGAACGACGGTTTCGTATTGTTTCGGGAGCGAAAGATGCTCAGTTTGAAGTAAACCAGCACAATGGCGTCTTGTATGTGCATAAGAATATCGATCGAGAGGAGCTTTGTGAAAGCGTTTCTCCATGTTTAATGAACCTAAAGATGGTAGCTGAGAACCCCATGGAAATACATTATGTGGGAGTAGAAATCATTGATGTAAATGATAATTCACCGAGCTTTCCAGAGGAAGAAAACATATTAGAAATTTCTGAATCCACTGTTCCTGGCAAACGTTTCCAGTTACCAACTGCGCACGATCCTGATGTTGTCATCAACACTGTGCGTGTGTATCGACTAAATCAAAACGAATATTTTAATGTTCAAATTcgggagaggggagaggacaAGATACCATTCTTAGTTCTGCAAAAGTCTCTGGATCGGGAAAAGCACCACGAGCACAAGCTcattctgacagcagctgacgGCGGAAATCCATCCAGATCAGGGACACTTAACGTCACTGTCATCGTTCTCGATTCAAATGATAATCATCCTACATTCAGCCAAGAAGTATATTCAGTAACAATACCTGAAAATGTAGATGCAGATACAAGCGTAATTAAGGTAAAGGCGACAGATGTGGATGAGGGCGCGAATGGAGACATTGAGTATTTTTTTGGTGGTCAACTTGACCGGAAGATATATGATATGTTTAGCTTAGATAAAGAAACTGGTGAAATTAAAGTAAAGGGAGAAATTGACTTTGAGAAGGATGATGTTTTTAAGTTAGACGTCCATGCCACTGACAAAGGGCAGCCTCCAATGAGTACTGATTGCAGAGTGATCATCAAAGTGCTCGACAAAAACGACAACAAACCTCAAATAGAAGTGACATCCCTGTCAAACACGGTATCTGAAGACTCAAAACCTGGGACTGTGGTTTCTCTGATTAGCATTACAGACCAAGACGCCGGTCTAAATGGTAAAGTAATATGCAGCCTTTCAGATAATGTGCCGTTTGATTTAAAACCATCATTTCAAGATAATATGTACTCGTTAGTTTTGAAACAGCATTTGGATCGAGAATCAGTGTCGCATTACGACATCACAATAACAGCTACAGATTGTGGTCAGCCTCCCCTGTCCACATTCAAAACTCTGAGTATTGATGTATCAGACGTGAATGATAATTTACCAGAATTTGCGCAAAATCCAGTTGAACTTTACCTGGTAGAAAATAACGTGCCAGGAAACCCAATATTTACGGTTACTGCATCGGATAAAGACTTGAATGAAAATGCGGCATTAACTTATCATATAGTTAGAGAGGAACGCAGGCAAGTAACAATTGCAGCATTTctaaatataaacacagaaaacGGACAAATATCCGCGTTAAAAAGTTTCGActttgaaacagtgaaaactttccAGTTCCAAGTTGTTGCCACAGATTCTGGAACTCCGTCACTGAGCAGCAACGTCACAGTGAACGTGTTCATTCTGGATCAGAACGACAACGCTCCAGTCATCCTGTATCCACTCAGCTCCAACGGCTCTGCTGAAGGGGTGGAGGAGATTCCCCGCAATGTCAACGCAGGACACTTGGTGAGCAAAGTCAGAGCCTATGACGCTGATATAGGATATAACGGCTGGTTGCTGTTCTCactgcaggaagtcactgacCACAGTCTCTTTGGTTTGGACCGCTATACAGGACAGATCAGAACACTTCGctcattcacagagacagacgaggctGAGCATAAACTGCTCATACTGGTCAAAGACAATGGCAACGTTTCACTCTCAGCAACAGCTACTGTCATTGTCAAAGTCGTGGAGCCCAAAGAGGCTTTTGCAGCTTCTGATGTGAAAAGTGCAGCcaaggatgaggaggggaatggtgtgactttttatctgatgatcactttgggctcagtttcagtgctttttctcatcagcatcatcgtGCTGATTGCAATGCAGTGCTCCAAATCCACAGACTATACTTCTAAATATCTACAAGAGACTAATTATGATGggacactgtgtcacagcatcCAGTACAGATCAGGAGACAAACGGTACATGTTAGTTGGACCCAGAATGAGTATTGGATCTACTATAGTCCCTGGAAGCCATGCAAATACACTGGTGCTTCCTGACAGGAGGAGGGCATCTGGAGAGGTAAGAGCTTGAAAGCAAACACCACCAATTACATCTTTTTGCCTGGTTGTGactgctgtccatggtgctgaagtgCTTTGGTTTTCTCATTTCAATCCAGAATCCAGAACTCTTTTTGGGAATATTTGggcagtttgtttttgacagctaCACTTCTAAATAATCCACGAAATTCCAGCCAATAATTGATTGCAAAGTATGAAGCTCGTGTTGTTTCTGCTGAGTTGTGTGAGGAGCTTGTGTCGGCTGAATTGTTGAAATACTGAGGGAAACTTGACTGAAAAACATTGTGACTGCTTTACAAGATTAATGCAACACATTCACTATCTGTGTTCAAACAGAGGATAATGCAGAAGTAATAATATgttagtgaaaaaaaaaacatttgtttttgaagttAGTGTATACTAATTCCACGACAGCAGAGTTAACTGTGATTTGCGCAAAATGTGGATATCCTTGAATATATGTAGTCTATTACTTCCCTTTGAGGCCCTCTGGGTGTCACTGCAATATTGGGAAACGATAGAAGACGTTGTCCCTCCCCTGGAAAAGCTTTTGTTTGTCATGAGCAAGCAAGCATTTGAATCAAGAACGGCAACCGATGGATTcatgttgtacattttttaactATGCGATACTCAACGGATTAGACATACAGGAAGTATTTCTcgtggcagcagcagccttccGTGTGATTTCTCTGCGTTGTAGTACCATAATGGGGACTGATCCTACAATACGATCAATggactgtttctgttttgcGTTTCATTCGGCTCTACTGCTCTTTTTCGGAAGGCAGGCTTTTGCTCAGATAAGATACTCCATTccagaggaggtgaaagaagGAACTGTCGTTGGAAATGTTGCAAAGGATCTTGGCCTTGAGGTCACCTCTTTGTTTGACCGACGTTTCCGCGTTGTGTCTGGATCTAAGGAGACATTTTTTGAGGTAAACCAGGACAATGGGGCACTGTACGTGCAAAAGAAAATCGACAGAGAGGAGCTTTGTCACGGGAGTGGTGCGTGTCTAATGGAGCTAAAAGTCCTCGTTGAAAACCCTTTGGAAATGCACTACGTAATGGTAGAAATTACTGATGTAAATGATCACTCTCCAAGTTTTCCCCAAAAAGAACAAAGATTTGAAATAGGGGAACAAACGTTGCCAGGAAGGCGATTTCAGCTGCACACTGCTCGTGATCCAGATGCTGGCATTAACACGATTCGCACCTACACTTTAActtcaaatgaacattttgaaatagACATCCGTCAGAGCGATGAGGATAAAATACCATTTTTAGTGCTGAAGAAGTCGCTAGACAGAGAacaaaaggacaaacacacgcTGCTGGTTACTGCAGTTGACGGAGGGAAACCTCAAAGATCAGGAAAATTAAATGTTTCTATCGTTGTTCTTGACAGTAATGACAATCGTCCAGTGTTTAGTCAGGAGATTTATCAAATTgcagtaaaagaaaatgttccagTCGGcacttcagtttttaaaatgaacGCGACGGATCCTGATGAAGGCACTAACAGCGAAATTGAATACAGCCTTGGAGAAACACTAAAGAAAAAAGTCTATGACATTTTTGAATTGGACAAATTAACTGGAGAGATTAGAGTAAAAGGAATATTGGACTATGAAGAAAACGACGTTTATAAACTCGATGTTGAGGCGTCCGATAAAGGAACACCTCCACTGACAGGTGAGTGTAGAGTCATTATAAAGATAATAGATGTCAACGACAATCCACCAGAAATAGAAGTCACATCACTGTCAAATACAGTGTCTGAAGATTCAAAACCTGGCACAGTTATTTCACTACTTAGTGTGACAGATAAAGACTCCGGTGTGAATGGAAAAATATTATCAAGCATAACCTCAGACGTGCCTTTTGAGTTAAAACCTTCTTACAAGGAGAACATATATTCAGTTGTCACGAAGGGATTTTTGGATCGAGAGGAGGTGTCACATTATGGaataacaataaaagccacTGATTGTGGTGAACCTCCCTTATCCACTTATAAAACCCTCAGTATTCAGATATCAGATGTAAATGACAACAGTCCACATTTCCAACAGAATCCATTACAGTTTTATCTGGTAGAAAATAACGTTGCTGGAGCGTCAATATTCTCTGTCAGCGCCACGGACAATGATGTGAATGACAATGCAGCTATTTCTTATCGTATTGCGAGAGGAAATGATGTGACATCTTTCTTAAATATAAATTCTGAAACTGGACAAATATCCGCGTTAAAAAGTTTCGActttgaaacagtgaaaactttccAGTTCCAAGTTGTGGCCACAGATTCTGGAACTCCGTCACTGAGCAGCAACGTCACAGTGAACGTGTTCATTCTGGATCAGAACGACAACGCTCCAGTCATCCTGTATCCACTCAGCTCCAACGGCTCTGCTGAAGGGGTGGAGGAGATTCCCCGCAATGTCAACGCAGGACACCTTATTAGCAAAGTCAGAGCCTATGACGCTGATATAGGATATAACGGCTGGTTGCTGTTCTCactgcaggaagtcactgacCACAGTCTCTTTGGTTTGGACCGCTATACAGGACAGATCAGAACACTTCGctcattcacagagacagacgaggctGAGCATAAACTGCTCATACTGGTCAAAGACAATGGCAACGTTTCACTCTCAGCAACAGCTACTGTCATTGTCAAAGTCGTGGAGCCCAAAGAGGCTTTTGCAGCTTCTGATGTGAAAAGTGCAGcaaaggatgaggaggggaatgatgtgactttttatctgatgatcactttgggctcagtttcagtgctttttctcatcagcatcatcgtGCTGATTGCAATGCAGTGCTCCAAATCCACAGACTATACTTCTAAATATCTACAAGAGACTAATTATGATGggacactgtgtcacagcatcCAGTACAGATCAGGAGACAAACGGTACATGTTAGTTGGACCCAGGATGAGTATTGGATCTACTATAGTCCCTGGAAGCCATGCGAATACTCTGGTGCTACCTGACAGGAGACGTCCATCAGGAGAGGTAAGAGCTTGAAAACAATATGATTATGCAACATATTTGAAAGCATTCCGTTTCGTAGTTGTTTTTGGTCAATggcacattttttgtttttattactttcttaaATCCAAACATCTAAAATCAAATTCGATTATATTGCAAGTCTGATTACGTTATTATTTGAATCTTTGGCATTAATTTGACATAATCTACCCACCAGACTGTGTTCGCTTTTTCCGTATGTAGTCTCATCATAaccatttaaaataaacagcagggTTATCTATGTAGTTCGACCTAAAGCCCCCAAGAGGTCGCAACGCGCCTGAAGTAAGAGTGGGTCGTCAACAGAAAGGAAATACACAAATTAATAACAGCTCGGAGTGGGcggagaggggagaaaaacgCGCGGAGTCCAGCGTGTCCGCAGGGTGGCGTTAATGGTGTTGAGTAAAAGTTGTTTATATCTGTTGAAGTTAAGCGTTGAAGTCGTCCAGGATAGTTGATGTAAAATAGAGCAGTGGTCGTGTTTTGCTGAGCATTCTTTTGATTGACCATAAATTCTACATCTTGCTGTATTACTATTTCATGGTCATCTAACTCTTTCCATTATAACAAGAGGCTACGCACAGGAAGAAATGCAGGTCTGGAAGTCAGTGTCACAAAAGGGCTAGTGTCGCTGTTGTGTCTTCAAACAGTGACACTGCTGCATAGTGTATGTCCATACTCCACTTACGATTTGTTTATCATTTTCAAGGCTGTGTAAGCTGATGAATACGAAACATTTCAAATGGGTTAAatagttaattttctgtcatctctTTTAAAGACCACAATCTTCACATGATTGTGACTGTCGTCCACGGCAGATAAGTGATTTGGCTTCACTCCTCACAAAGATAACAGCACGTAAGAATTGCAAGCTGTATTTGGGGCGAGTATCTGCGATATTTCTCTAACATACAAGTAATAGGGAAGTGTGGATTTGCTGGTGTTTCCACTTAATTGTTTGGGTGCTGAGCATGAGGCTCGACCACTTTGGCGAGGACAGAAACAGGCAAAACGTGTCGTTCAGGtgtctgtccatggtgctgaagcgCAGTTGCCTTGTTAATACAGAACACAGTGCACAGAGAAGATTAATGACATAAAGAAATCCCAGTAACTTTGGTATTTTTGAACAAATTCAACTCATACGGCTGTTCCGCATCATTTAGAGACATTCTACGCATATTTTGCCTTAAAGCGGACAGTTTGATCAGGTGTGCAAATGCTGACATCTTCATGGGAAATAGCCTTGTACTATCCCAGTGACCTCTGGGTGTCGGTATTACATTGAGAAAGAAAACGTTGTCCCTCCCATCACAAAGCTTTTGTTCGCCCCctgaagaaagcagagaaacGTTTGAATGGTGCTCGTCACCCTATGGACTCGTGTTGTGCTCACAGTAAATATGCGACAAACAGCGGGTTTGATGTAGACATTCGCTACAGTAACGGCTTTTTGTCCATTAATGTGTTGTTGGAAAACGATGGCCATCGAAAGACAAACTCGAAGAAGGATCTGCGCCtgctttgcttttcatttgcttcTACTGCTGTTTGTCGGAAAACGGGCTTTGGCAGAAATAAGATACTCCATTCCAGAGAAGGTGAAAGATGGAACTATTGTTGGAAATGTTGCGAAGGATCTTGGCCTTGACATCACCTCGTTGCTTCACCGACGGTTCCGTGTTGTTTCTGAATCAAAGGAGGCGTTTTTTGAGGTAAACCAGGATAATGGGGTCCTCTACGTCCTTAAAAAAATCGAcagagaggagctctgtcaGGGCAGTGGTGCCTGCGTCATGGAGCTAAAAGTCATTGTCGAAAACCCTTTAGAAATACACTACGCGGTTGTAGAAATTACTGATGTAAATGATCACTCTCCTACTTTTCCGGAAAAGGAACAAAGATTTGGAATATTTGAACAAACGTTGCCAGGAAGGCGATTTCAGCTGCACACTGCTCGTGATCCCGATGCTGGCATTAACACGATTCGCACCTACACTTTAActtcaaatgaacattttgaaatagACATCCGTCAGAGCGATGAGGATAAAATACCATTTTTAGTGCTGAAGAAGTCGCTAGACAGAGAacaaaaggacaaacacacgcTGCTGGTTACTGCAGTAGATGGAGGGAAACCTCAAAGATCAGGAACATTAAATGTTTCTATCGTTGTTCTTGACAGTAATGATAATCGTCCAGTGTTTAGTCAGGAGATTTATCAAATTGCaatcaaagaaaatgttccaGTCGGCACTTCAATATTCAGAATGAATGCTACGGATCCCGATGAAGGCACGAATGGGGAAATTGAATATAGCCTTGGGAAAACTCTGAGGAAAAAAGTCTATGACATTTTTGAATTGGACAAATTAACTGGAGAGATTAGAGTAAAAGGAATAGTGGACTATGAAGAAAACGACGTTTATAAACTGGATGTTGAGGCGTCCGATAAAGGAACACCTCCACTGACAGGTGAGTGTAGAGTCATTATAAAGATAATAGATGTCAATGATAATCCACCAGAAATAGAAGTCACATCACTGTCAAATACAGTGTCTGAAGATTCAAAACCTGGCACAATGATTTCTCTCATCAGTATGAAAGATAAAGACTCCGGTGTGAATGGAAAAATATTATCAAGCGTAACCTCAGACGTGCCTTTTGAATTAAAACCTTCTTACAAGGAGAACATATATTCAGTTGTCACGAAGGGATTTTTAGATCGAGAGGAGGTGTCACATtatgaaataacaataaaagccacTGATTGTGGTGAACCTCCTTTATCCACTTATAAAACCCTCAGTATTCAGACATCAGATGTAAATGACAACAGTCCACTTTTCCAACACAATCCATTACAGTTTTATCTGGTAGAAAATAACGTTGCTGGAGCGTCAATATTCTCTGTCAGCGCAACGGACAATGATGAGAATGACAATGCAGCTATTTCTTATCATGTtgtcagaggagggagagaaagtgatgTAACATCATTTCTAAATATAAATACTGATAATGGACAAATATCCGCGTTAAAAAGTTTTGACTTCgaaacagtgaaaactttccAGTTCCAAGTTGTTGCCACAGATTCTGGAACTCCGTCACTGAGCAGCAACGTCACAGTGAACGTGTTCATTCTGGATCAGAACGACAACGCTCCAGTCATCCTGTATCCACTCAGCTCCAACGGCTCTGCTGAAGGGGTGGAGGAGATTCCTCGCAATGTCAACGCAGGACACTTGGTGAGCAAAGTCAGAGCCTATGACGCTGATATAGGATATAACGGCTGGTTGCTGTTCTCactgcaggaagtcactgacCACAGTCTCTTTGGTTTGGACCGCTATACAGGACAGATCAGAACACTTCGctcattcacagagacagacgaggctGAGCATAAACTGCTCATACTGGTCAAAGACAATGGCAACGTTTCACTCTCAGCAACAGCTACTGTCATTGTCAAAGTCGTGGAGCCCAAAGAGGCTTTTGCAGCTTCTGATGTGAAAAGTGCAGcaaaggatgaggaggggaatGATGTGACTTTTTATCTGATGATCACTTTGGGCTCAGTCTCAGTACTTTTTATCATCAGTATCATCGTGCTGATTGCAATGCAGTGCTCCAAATCCACAAACTATACATCTAAATATCTACAAGAGACTAATTATGATGggacactgtgtcacagcatcCAGTACAGATCAGGAGACAAACGGTACATGTTAGTTGGACCCAGAATGAGTATTGGATCTACTATAGTGCCTGGCAGCCATGCGAATACTCTGGTGCTACCTGACAGGAGACGTCCATCAGGAGAGGTAAGAgcttgaaaacaaaatgatatGCAACATATTTGAAAGCATTCCGTTTCGTAGTTGTTTTTGGTCAAtggcacattttctgtttttataacTTTCTGAAATCAAAACATCTAAAATCAAATTCGATTATATTGCAAGTCTGATTACGTTATTATTTGAATCTTTGGCATTAATACGACCCACCAGACTGTGTTCGCTTTTTCCGTATGTAGTCTCATCATACCCAGTCAAAATAAATGGCAGGGTTATCTATGCAGTTCGACCTAAAGCCCTCAAGAGATTGCCACGCCCCTGAAGTAAGAGTGGGTCGTCAACAGAAAGGAAATACACAAATTAATAACAGCTCGGAGTGGGcggagaggggagaaaaacgCGCGGAGTCCAGCGTGTCCGCAGGGTGGCGTTAACGGTGTTCAGTAAAAGTTGTTTATATCTGTTGAAGTTAAGCGTTGAAGTCGTCCAGGATAGTCGATGTAAAATAGAGAAGTGGTTGTGCTTTTTCAAATGGGTTAAatagttaattttctgtcatctgTTTTAAAGACCACAATCTTCACATGATTGTGACTGTCGTCCATGGTAGAGAAGTGATTTGTCTTCACTCCTCACAAAGATAACAGCACGTAAGAATTGCAAGCTGTATTTGGGGCGAGTATCTGCGATATTTCTCTAACATACAAGTAATAGGAAAGTATAGATTTGCTGGTGTTTCCACTGAATTGTTTGGGTGCTGAGCATGAGGCTCGACCACTTTGGCGAGGACAGAAACAGGCAAAACGTGTCGTTCAGGtgtctgtccatggtgctgaagcgCAGTTGCCTTGTTAATACAGAACACAGTGCACAGAGAAGATCAATGACATAAAGGAATCCCAGTAACTTTGGTATTTTTGAACAAATTCAACTCATACGGCTGTTCTGCATCATTTAGAGACATTCTACGCATATTTTGCCTTAAAGCGGACAGTTTGATCAGGTGTGCAAATGCTGACATCTTCATGGGAAATAGCCTTGTACTTTCCCAGTGACCTCTGGGTGTCGGTATTACATTGAGAAAGGAAACGTTGTCCCTCCCATCACAAAGCTTTTGTTCGCCCCctgaagaaagcagagaaacGTTTGAATGGTGCTCGTCACCCTATGGACTCGTGTTGTGCTCACAGTAAATGTGCGACAAACAGCGGGTTTGATGTAGACATTTGCTACAGTCACGGTTTTTTGTCCATTAATGTGTTGTTGGAAAACGATGGCCATCGAAAGACAAACTCGAAGAAGGATCTGCGCCtgctttgcttttcatttgcttcTACTGCTGTTTGTCGGAAAACGGGCTTTGGCAGAAATAAGATACTCCATTCCAGAGGAGGTGAAAGATGGAACTATTGTTGGAAATGTTGCGAAGGATCTTGGCCTTGACATCACCTCTTTGCTTCACCGACGGTTCCGTGTTGTTTCTGAATCAAAGGAGACGTTTTTTGAGGTAAACCAGGATAATGGGGTCCTGTACGTCCTTAAAAAAATCGAcagagaggagctctgtcaGGGCAGCGGTGCCTGCGTCATGGAGCTAAAAGTCATTGTCGAAAACCCTTTAGAAATACACTACGTGCTTGTAGAAATTACTGATGTAAATGATCACTCCCCAAGTTTCCCCGAAAAGGAACAGAGATTTGAAATAGGTGAACAAACATTGCCAGGAAAGCGATTTCAGCTGCACACTGCTCGTGATCCCGATGCTGGCATTAACACGATTCGCACCTACACTTTAAcgtcaaatgaacattttgaaatagATATCCGTCAGAGCGATGAGGATAAAATACCATTTTTAGTGCTGAAGAAGTCGCTAGACAGAGAacaaaaggacaaacacacgcTGCTGGTTACTGCAGTAGATGGAGGGAAACCTCAAAGATCAGGAACATTAAATGTTTCTATTGTTGTTCTTGACAGTAATGATAATCGTCCAATGTTTAGTCAGGAGATTTATCAAATTGCaatcaaagaaaatgttccaGTCGGTACTTCAATATTCAGAATGAATGCTACGGATCTCGACGACGGCACGAATGGGGAAATTGAATATAGCCTTGGAAAAACCCTGCGGAAAAAAGTCTATGACATTTTTGAATTGGACAAATTAACTGGCGAGATTAGAGTAAAAGGAATACTGGACTATGAAGAAAACGACGTTTATAAACTCGATGTTGAGGCATCAGATAAAGGAACACCTCCACTGACAGGTGAGTGTAGAGTCATTATAAAGATAATCGATGTCAATGATAATCCACCAGAAATAGAAGTCACATCACTGTCAAATACAGTGTCTGAAGATTCAAAACCTGGCACAATGATTTCTCTCATCAGTATGAAAGATAAAGACTCCGGTGTGAATGGAAAAATATTATCAAGCGTAACCTCAGACGTGCCTTTTGAATTAAAACCTTCTTACAAGGAGAACATATATTCAGTTGTCACAAAGGGATTTTTGGATCGAGAGGAGGTGTCACATtatgaaataacaataaaagccacTGATTGTGGTGAACCTCCCTTATCCACTTATAAAACCCTCAGTATTCAGATATCAGATGTAAATGACAACAGTCCACTTTTCCAACACAATCCATTACAGTTTTATCTGGTAGAAAATAACGTTGCTGGAGCGTCAATATTTTCTGTCAGCGCAACGGACAATGATGAGAATGACAATGCAGCTATTTCTTATCGTATTGCTAGAGGAAATGATATAACATCTTTCCTAAATGTTAATTCCGAAAACGGACAAATAGCCGCACTAAAAAGTTTCGActttgaaacagtgaaaactttccAGTTCCAAGTTGTTGCCACAGATTCTGGAACTCCGTCACTGAGCAGTAACGTCACAGTGAACGTGTTCATTCTGGATCAGAACGACAACGCTCCAGTCATCCTGTATCCACTCAGCTCCAACGGCTCTGCTGAAGGGGTGGAGGAGATTCCCCGCAATGTCAACGCAGGACACTTGGTGAGCAAAGTCAGAGCCTATGACGCTGATATAGGATATAACGGCTGGTTGCTGTTCTCactgcaggaagtcactgacCACAGTCTCTTTGGTTTGGACCGCTATACAGGACAGATCAGAACACTTCGCTcactcacagagacagacgaggctGAGCATAAACTGCTCATACTGGTCAAAGACAATGGCAACGTTTCACTCTCAGCAACAGCTACTGTCATTGTCAAAGTCGTGGAGCCCAAAGAGGCTTTTGCAGCTTCTGATGTGAAAAGTGCAGcaaaggatgaggaggggaatgatgtgactttttatctgatgatcactttgggctcagtttcagtactttttctcatcagcatcatcgtGCTGATTGCAATGCAGTGCTCCAAATCCACAGACTATACTTCTAAATATCTACAAGAGACTAATTATGATGggacactgtgtcacagcatcCAGTACAGATCAGGAGACAAACGGTACATGTTAGTTGGACCCAGAATGAGTATTGGATCTACTATAGTCCCTGGCAGCCATGCGAATACACTCGTGCTCCCTGACAGGAGACGTCCATCTGGAGAGGTAAGACTAATGTCTGATATTAATAGCTAACGGACCACTTTTATTCAGCAACTGAACTTTTTTTGGTTTACTTACACTTCCTTTGACATTAAAAAGATGGCTCgtttttttcacaaaaatgtttgattttgtgaaAGAGCTGAGATGTCACGTGACTCTAGTCAAAGTCTAAGCATTGTTCAATGTTTTCGTTCTCTTGAAATTTTAAACTGTGTTCTGACTATTGAATCCAGCACTGTTCCAAGAGCAGCATATTGTGGAACGCTGTCCGTGACCCCTAAATTAGTCGTGTTGATTTTAGTTGTTGTGGTGAATTTCAAGTCATGTTTTGTTATGTAAGCTGGAGGAGAgatattttttgttattataaCCACACTTGAAAGAGTACTCAGTTCAGCTCCCATAATAGCAACACTGTGGTGTTTGCGCTGTTGATGGTGCTGAAAGTTTGTCGCTCATCGCTTCAGGTCGCAAAACACATGCTTCAGGCGACGAGCTTCTGCCTAACCCAGTCATTACAAGCAGGTTGTTTAATTCACTGTTGGCTGTCCAGCGATGTGTTTCCTGGATATTATGGAGAGCAGCTTGAACACTCAAAGTGTAGTTGATTGGGGATTTCTTGCGATTAAACTTCAGACTGGAGAGGTTTCTGTTCAATTGAATGAGGTTTTATATTCTCTTTCGACTGTCTCCTAAATGAAAGCATTGCATGATCCACTGGGTGTCAGTATTACAGTGGGGAATTGCTAAGGCTCCAGTCAAAATAGACTCTGCCCTCTCCAAGGGTGTTTTTCAGCTCGACCACAAAGAATACCCTCGTTTC is a genomic window containing:
- the LOC121612040 gene encoding protocadherin alpha-8-like; translated protein: MAIERQTRRRICACFAFHLLLLLFVGKRALAEIRYSIPEKVKDGTIVGNVAKDLGLDITSLLHRRFRVVSESKEAFFEVNQDNGVLYVLKKIDREELCQGSGACVMELKVIVENPLEIHYAVVEITDVNDHSPTFPEKEQRFGIFEQTLPGRRFQLHTARDPDAGINTIRTYTLTSNEHFEIDIRQSDEDKIPFLVLKKSLDREQKDKHTLLVTAVDGGKPQRSGTLNVSIVVLDSNDNRPVFSQEIYQIAIKENVPVGTSIFRMNATDPDEGTNGEIEYSLGKTLRKKVYDIFELDKLTGEIRVKGIVDYEENDVYKLDVEASDKGTPPLTGECRVIIKIIDVNDNPPEIEVTSLSNTVSEDSKPGTMISLISMKDKDSGVNGKILSSVTSDVPFELKPSYKENIYSVVTKGFLDREEVSHYEITIKATDCGEPPLSTYKTLSIQTSDVNDNSPLFQHNPLQFYLVENNVAGASIFSVSATDNDENDNAAISYHVVRGGRESDVTSFLNINTDNGQISALKSFDFETVKTFQFQVVATDSGTPSLSSNVTVNVFILDQNDNAPVILYPLSSNGSAEGVEEIPRNVNAGHLVSKVRAYDADIGYNGWLLFSLQEVTDHSLFGLDRYTGQIRTLRSFTETDEAEHKLLILVKDNGNVSLSATATVIVKVVEPKEAFAASDVKSAAKDEEGNDVTFYLMITLGSVSVLFIISIIVLIAMQCSKSTNYTSKYLQETNYDGTLCHSIQYRSGDKRYMLVGPRMSIGSTIVPGSHANTLVLPDRRRPSGEVRA